One part of the Streptomyces nigra genome encodes these proteins:
- a CDS encoding GNAT family N-acetyltransferase, whose translation MITRPFTDDDLAGAAAALVEVHDTDGYPVEGVDDPEAWIKSEDVLAAWVAESGGRIVGHVAVMKPQGEAAVDLWVKQSNDDADHVGVLARLFVVQSARKQAAGQRLMEAAVSYARTQGLRLVLDVMVKDASAIRLYERLGWRKIGETIHHFGNGDAIPAVCYVSPTA comes from the coding sequence GTGATCACCCGCCCGTTCACCGATGACGATCTGGCCGGCGCCGCGGCGGCGCTGGTCGAGGTCCACGACACGGACGGTTATCCGGTGGAAGGTGTCGACGACCCGGAAGCTTGGATCAAATCCGAGGATGTCCTGGCCGCATGGGTCGCAGAGAGTGGCGGCAGGATCGTGGGTCACGTGGCGGTGATGAAGCCGCAGGGGGAAGCCGCCGTAGACCTTTGGGTCAAGCAGAGCAACGACGACGCGGACCACGTAGGCGTGCTGGCACGGTTGTTCGTGGTGCAGTCAGCCAGGAAGCAAGCAGCCGGCCAACGCCTCATGGAAGCCGCTGTGTCCTATGCGCGCACCCAGGGGCTTCGCCTAGTCCTCGATGTCATGGTCAAGGACGCATCCGCTATCCGCCTCTACGAACGGCTTGGCTGGCGGAAGATCGGCGAGACCATTCATCACTTCGGCAACGGCGATGCCATCCCAGCCGTGTGCTACGTCTCCCCGACCGCCTGA
- a CDS encoding phosphoribosyltransferase, which translates to MSDAPVRENLTYEAFGSAVRELAQTIADDGYQPDIVLSIARGGVFVAGGLAYALDCKNLHLVNVEFYTGVGTTLEMPVMLAPVPNAIDFTDKKVLIADDVADTGKTLKLVHDFCVEHVAEVRSAVIYEKSHSLVKCEYVWKRTDDWINFPWSVLPPVHKSGEAAKANREAL; encoded by the coding sequence ATGAGCGACGCCCCCGTGCGGGAGAACCTGACCTACGAGGCCTTCGGCAGCGCCGTCCGTGAGCTGGCGCAGACCATCGCCGACGACGGCTACCAGCCGGACATCGTGCTGAGCATCGCCCGGGGCGGCGTCTTCGTGGCCGGGGGGCTCGCCTACGCGCTCGACTGCAAGAACCTGCACCTGGTGAACGTCGAGTTCTACACCGGCGTCGGCACCACGCTGGAGATGCCGGTCATGCTGGCGCCCGTCCCGAACGCGATCGACTTCACCGACAAGAAGGTGCTGATCGCCGACGACGTCGCCGACACCGGCAAGACGCTCAAGCTCGTCCACGACTTCTGCGTCGAGCACGTCGCCGAGGTCCGCTCCGCCGTGATCTACGAGAAGTCCCACTCCCTCGTGAAGTGCGAGTACGTCTGGAAGCGCACGGACGACTGGATCAACTTCCCGTGGAGCGTTTTGCCTCCAGTACATAAGTCGGGCGAGGCGGCAAAGGCGAACAGGGAGGCGCTCTAG
- the dcd gene encoding dCTP deaminase, whose product MLLSDKDIRAEIDAGRVRIDPYDHSMVQPSSIDVRLDRYFRVFENHRYPHIDPSIEQADLTRLVEPEGDEPFILHPGEFVLASTYEVITLPDDLASRLEGKSSLGRLGLVTHSTAGFIDPGFSGHVTLELSNLATLPIKLWPGMKIGQLCMFRLTSPAEFPYGSERYGSRYQGQRGPTASRSFQNFHRTQV is encoded by the coding sequence GTGCTTCTCTCAGACAAGGACATCCGGGCCGAGATCGACGCCGGGCGGGTCCGGATCGATCCCTACGACCACTCCATGGTGCAGCCGTCCAGCATCGACGTACGGCTGGACCGGTACTTCCGGGTGTTCGAGAACCACCGGTACCCGCACATCGACCCCTCGATCGAGCAGGCGGATCTGACGCGGCTCGTCGAGCCCGAGGGCGACGAGCCGTTCATCCTCCACCCCGGGGAGTTCGTGCTCGCGTCGACGTACGAGGTCATCACCCTCCCCGATGATCTTGCTTCCCGGCTCGAGGGCAAGTCCTCGCTCGGGCGGCTCGGGCTCGTCACGCACTCGACCGCCGGGTTCATCGACCCGGGCTTCAGCGGGCACGTCACCCTCGAGCTGTCGAACCTCGCCACGCTGCCGATCAAGCTGTGGCCGGGCATGAAGATCGGGCAGCTGTGCATGTTCCGGCTGACCTCGCCCGCCGAGTTCCCCTACGGCAGCGAGCGGTACGGGTCGCGGTACCAGGGGCAGCGCGGGCCGACCGCGTCCCGGTCCTTCCAGAACTTCCATCGGACCCAGGTGTGA
- a CDS encoding GntR family transcriptional regulator, which produces MTPSGASAEQLPSRRIAEDLRRQIETGELRSGDKLPSERKLAEQYGSARNTAREAVRILAEQGLVTAKQGSGVFVRTPQRLFRFGSDRYSLKNRETGLTPFRLEAKRQGKVARIEVPSITREKPPADVAERLRVPADDESVVHRENHYFADDEPVQIVSTYLRWDEAQGTLLMQAKTGKDGIYGRLQDLGHVMTRVRDEISARMPTPEEAAVLQLLPGVPVLEVLHTSLDQDGIPFEVSRYVHRADQTGLLYELPVEQED; this is translated from the coding sequence ATGACCCCGTCCGGCGCCTCGGCTGAACAGCTACCGAGCAGGCGCATCGCCGAAGACCTACGCCGCCAGATCGAGACCGGAGAACTCCGGAGCGGCGACAAGTTGCCGTCTGAACGAAAGCTCGCCGAGCAGTACGGGTCGGCGCGCAACACCGCACGTGAAGCGGTGCGCATCCTCGCCGAACAGGGACTCGTCACCGCCAAGCAGGGCAGCGGAGTGTTCGTCCGGACTCCACAACGTCTCTTCCGCTTCGGCAGCGATCGCTACTCGCTCAAGAACCGGGAGACGGGACTGACCCCGTTCCGCCTGGAGGCGAAGCGGCAGGGCAAGGTGGCGAGGATCGAGGTTCCGTCGATCACGCGAGAGAAGCCGCCGGCGGACGTAGCCGAGCGTCTGCGTGTGCCAGCGGACGATGAGAGTGTCGTCCACCGGGAGAACCACTACTTCGCCGACGACGAGCCGGTACAGATCGTTTCGACGTACCTTCGATGGGATGAGGCCCAGGGAACGCTTCTCATGCAGGCCAAGACCGGCAAGGACGGCATCTACGGACGGCTCCAGGACCTTGGGCACGTCATGACGCGCGTCCGTGACGAGATCAGCGCTCGAATGCCGACCCCGGAAGAGGCCGCAGTCTTGCAACTGTTGCCCGGGGTGCCAGTGCTTGAAGTCCTACACACCAGTCTCGATCAAGACGGCATTCCCTTCGAGGTGTCGCGGTACGTCCATAGAGCCGACCAAACCGGCTTGCTCTATGAACTGCCCGTCGAGCAGGAGGACTGA
- a CDS encoding NAD(P)-binding domain-containing protein has product MDKLEEQNLPVVVIGAGPVGLAAAAHLVARGIEPLVLEAGTAAGSAVREWSHVRLFSTWSELTDPAAEKLLAPTGWVEPDPDSCPSGGEWADLYLRPLADVLGDRVRTGVRVTGVSRTGRDRVVDADREAQPFVIHIAHTDGREEKLFARAVIDASGTWAGPGPAGGSGLPALGERAAADQITYRVPDLKDPAVRARYAGRRTAVIGSGASAFTALAYLADLAEADDGAGTHAVWILRRGISGSTFGGGTADQLPARGALGLAAKAAVDDGHADAVTGFRTDAIERTGDGRLVLVAEDGRRLEPVDEVIALTGFRPDLSFLSEIRLGLDERLQAPTALAPLIDPNQHSCGTVYPHGHRELAHPEQDFHLVGMKSYGRAPTFLAMTGYEQVRSVVAAIAGDTDSADRVELTLPETGVCGGAGLFDAPEADRGDDGCCAPTPQLVQLGAKAPAEEASAGGCCGS; this is encoded by the coding sequence ATGGACAAGCTGGAAGAGCAGAACCTGCCCGTCGTGGTCATCGGAGCCGGACCGGTCGGCCTGGCCGCCGCCGCCCACCTGGTCGCACGAGGCATCGAACCGCTCGTGCTGGAGGCCGGCACCGCGGCCGGCAGCGCCGTGCGCGAGTGGAGCCATGTCCGGCTGTTCTCCACCTGGAGCGAACTCACCGACCCGGCAGCCGAGAAGCTCCTCGCCCCGACCGGGTGGGTGGAGCCGGACCCGGACTCCTGTCCCTCCGGTGGCGAGTGGGCCGACCTGTACCTGCGGCCGCTCGCCGACGTCCTCGGTGACCGCGTGCGCACCGGCGTCCGGGTGACCGGCGTGTCCCGCACCGGTCGTGACCGGGTCGTCGACGCCGACCGTGAGGCGCAGCCCTTCGTCATCCACATCGCTCACACCGACGGCCGGGAGGAGAAGCTGTTCGCCCGGGCGGTCATCGACGCCTCCGGCACCTGGGCCGGCCCCGGCCCGGCCGGCGGCAGCGGACTGCCCGCACTCGGCGAGCGCGCGGCCGCCGACCAGATCACCTACCGGGTGCCCGACCTGAAGGACCCGGCCGTACGGGCCCGGTACGCGGGCAGGCGCACCGCCGTCATCGGCTCCGGTGCCTCCGCCTTCACCGCGCTCGCCTACCTCGCCGACCTGGCCGAGGCCGACGACGGCGCCGGCACCCACGCCGTGTGGATCCTGCGCCGAGGCATCTCCGGCTCGACCTTCGGCGGCGGCACCGCCGACCAGCTCCCGGCCCGCGGCGCGCTCGGGCTCGCGGCCAAGGCCGCGGTGGACGACGGTCACGCGGACGCCGTCACCGGCTTCCGCACCGACGCGATCGAGCGCACCGGCGACGGCCGCCTGGTCCTGGTCGCCGAGGACGGCCGCCGCCTGGAACCGGTGGACGAGGTGATCGCGCTGACCGGGTTCCGGCCGGACCTGTCGTTCCTGTCGGAGATCCGGCTCGGCCTGGACGAACGGCTCCAGGCCCCCACCGCGCTGGCCCCGCTGATCGACCCCAACCAGCACTCCTGCGGCACCGTCTACCCGCACGGCCACCGCGAACTCGCCCACCCGGAACAGGACTTCCACCTCGTCGGCATGAAGTCCTACGGCCGCGCCCCGACGTTCCTGGCGATGACCGGATACGAGCAGGTCCGCTCCGTCGTGGCCGCCATCGCCGGGGACACCGACTCCGCCGACCGCGTCGAACTCACCCTCCCCGAAACCGGGGTGTGCGGCGGAGCAGGGCTCTTCGACGCCCCCGAGGCGGACCGTGGCGACGACGGCTGCTGCGCCCCGACGCCGCAACTGGTCCAGCTCGGCGCGAAGGCGCCTGCCGAGGAGGCCTCCGCGGGCGGCTGCTGCGGCTCGTGA